One region of Glutamicibacter sp. B1 genomic DNA includes:
- a CDS encoding N-acetylglucosamine-6-phosphate deacetylase: MTSTRYALFATLISDGQKVTDGVLAVDGDRIAFAGNKDDFLARSDAQDFEVRELVAGATIIPGLVDLHCHGAMGTDFSAPDHSSITTALEFLHGAGTTTLLASLVTAEPGSMVDAAEILAEFAESGAIAGIHSEGPFLSEARCGAQDPRYLQLPDPEFATELVAASRGQLRTMTYAPELEGSDELIEQLVSQGVVPSLGHTNATASVTAESLRFAREQLRSAGVDGFTERPTVTHLFNGMPPLHHREPGPVAACLEEAANRNAFVELISDGVHLSPDTVRLVYRLVGADNVLLVSDSMAATGLADGQYTLGPQQVNVVDAQARLASDNSLAGGTSTLLQVLQHTVAAGVPLVQAVNSATSIPASLIGLADEVGSLHYGFAADVLILDENLQLVQTIRKGQYL; the protein is encoded by the coding sequence ATGACTTCAACGCGCTACGCCCTTTTCGCCACCCTGATATCTGACGGACAGAAGGTCACCGATGGCGTACTTGCCGTTGACGGTGATCGCATCGCTTTCGCTGGTAACAAAGATGACTTCCTTGCCCGCTCGGACGCCCAAGACTTTGAAGTCCGTGAGCTGGTGGCCGGGGCCACGATCATCCCCGGCTTGGTGGACCTACACTGCCACGGTGCAATGGGCACGGACTTTTCTGCGCCAGATCATTCCAGCATCACCACGGCTCTGGAATTCCTCCACGGCGCTGGCACCACCACGTTATTGGCCTCGCTGGTGACCGCAGAGCCAGGCTCAATGGTCGACGCCGCTGAGATTCTGGCTGAGTTCGCCGAGTCCGGCGCAATTGCTGGCATTCACAGTGAAGGCCCTTTCCTTTCCGAGGCTCGCTGTGGTGCTCAAGACCCACGCTACCTACAGCTTCCCGATCCAGAGTTCGCCACGGAATTGGTTGCTGCCAGCCGCGGACAGCTACGCACCATGACCTACGCTCCAGAGTTGGAAGGCAGTGACGAGCTGATCGAACAGCTGGTCTCCCAGGGCGTTGTTCCTTCCCTAGGCCATACCAATGCCACAGCTAGCGTCACCGCGGAATCCCTGCGCTTCGCCCGGGAACAACTGCGTAGCGCCGGCGTGGATGGCTTCACCGAGCGACCTACGGTCACCCACCTATTCAACGGCATGCCACCGTTACATCACCGCGAGCCCGGACCGGTAGCAGCCTGTCTTGAAGAGGCGGCCAACCGCAATGCCTTTGTAGAGCTCATCTCCGATGGGGTGCACCTCTCCCCTGATACCGTGCGTTTGGTCTACCGTCTGGTTGGAGCCGATAACGTCCTGCTGGTCAGCGACTCCATGGCCGCTACAGGGCTTGCTGATGGGCAATACACCCTAGGACCCCAGCAGGTTAACGTGGTGGACGCTCAGGCGCGCCTGGCCAGTGATAACTCGCTTGCCGGTGGCACCTCCACCTTGCTGCAGGTCCTCCAGCATACTGTGGCCGCCGGTGTCCCCCTGGTGCAGGCGGTAAACTCGGCAACGTCCATTCCAGCTTCCCTGATCGGCCTGGCCGACGAGGTGGGATCCTTGCACTACGGATTTGCCGCTGATGTTTTGATCCTTGATGAAAACCTGCAATTGGTACAGACCATCCGCAAGGGCCAGTACCTCTAA
- a CDS encoding ABC transporter ATP-binding protein: MNQIALDIRGLAKQFGPKVAVDNVSLQVPSGSFYGLVGPNGAGKTTMLSMATGLLRPDAGQALVNGVDIWADPQAAKATMGVLADGVRQFDRLTGRQLVTYSGLLRGMERAEVTDRTEDLLRVMDLSDDGDKLVVDYSAGMTKKISLATAMIHSPKLLVLDEPFEAVDPVSAANIRDILNDYVKFGGTVIVSSHVMDLVQRMCTHVAVIAGGVLKAQGSVDEVRGEMTLEDRFVDLVGGRANNEGLSWLRTSSN; the protein is encoded by the coding sequence ATGAATCAGATCGCACTGGATATTCGCGGCCTCGCCAAGCAATTTGGTCCCAAAGTCGCAGTGGACAATGTCAGCCTGCAGGTACCTTCCGGATCTTTTTATGGCCTAGTCGGCCCGAACGGCGCCGGTAAAACCACCATGCTCTCCATGGCCACCGGACTGCTCAGACCCGATGCCGGGCAGGCCCTGGTCAATGGCGTGGATATCTGGGCGGACCCGCAAGCAGCCAAAGCGACCATGGGTGTACTGGCCGACGGCGTGCGTCAGTTTGATCGCCTCACCGGTCGGCAGTTGGTTACCTACTCCGGACTCTTGCGTGGCATGGAACGAGCAGAGGTCACGGATCGAACCGAAGACTTATTACGCGTTATGGACCTCAGCGATGACGGCGACAAGCTCGTGGTGGACTATTCGGCGGGTATGACCAAGAAGATTTCCTTGGCTACCGCCATGATTCATTCACCGAAACTCTTGGTACTAGACGAGCCTTTTGAAGCCGTTGACCCGGTCTCGGCGGCCAATATCCGTGACATCCTGAACGACTACGTTAAGTTCGGCGGCACCGTGATCGTGTCCTCGCACGTCATGGATCTCGTGCAGCGCATGTGTACCCACGTTGCTGTCATTGCCGGAGGTGTGCTCAAGGCACAGGGTTCGGTTGATGAGGTACGTGGTGAGATGACCTTGGAAGACCGCTTCGTTGATCTGGTCGGCGGACGAGCAAATAATGAAGGGTTGTCATGGTTGCGCACATCCTCAAACTGA
- a CDS encoding DUF3039 domain-containing protein, with the protein MVEQSEETRGGTATIERTETTQSVEAGDHERFAHYVQKEKIMESALSGEPVIALCGKVWTPGRDPKKFPVCPECKEVYDSLMG; encoded by the coding sequence ATGGTGGAACAGTCTGAAGAAACTCGTGGCGGCACAGCGACGATCGAACGGACCGAGACAACTCAGAGTGTCGAGGCTGGCGATCATGAGCGTTTTGCCCATTACGTGCAGAAGGAAAAGATCATGGAATCGGCGCTGTCCGGTGAGCCAGTGATCGCCCTGTGCGGCAAGGTATGGACCCCAGGTCGAGACCCCAAGAAGTTCCCGGTATGCCCTGAGTGCAAGGAAGTTTACGACTCCTTGATGGGGTAG
- a CDS encoding F0F1 ATP synthase subunit gamma has product MGAQIRVYRQKIGSTKSMRKIFKAMELIAASRIGKARTRVAASLPYANAITRAVTAVASQADVEHPLTTEPAQVRRAAVLVMTSDRGLAGSYSASVLKQAEHLVELLREEGKEVKTYLVGRKAQAYFDFRSREYARVWTGETDSPRFETAHELRDVLLEDFNTDFEEGGVEEIHVVYTQFKSMVTQEPTVIRLLPLEVVEDESETPTDELLPLYEFEPSPEEVLDALLPRYIESRLFNCQLQSAASELAARQRAMKAAGDNAGELIKKYTRLLNNARQAEITQELSEIIAGADALNS; this is encoded by the coding sequence ATGGGAGCCCAGATTCGGGTCTACCGCCAGAAGATCGGATCGACCAAGTCGATGCGCAAGATCTTCAAGGCGATGGAACTGATTGCTGCATCCCGCATTGGTAAGGCACGTACGCGTGTCGCGGCATCACTGCCATACGCCAATGCGATTACCCGTGCAGTAACCGCCGTCGCGTCCCAGGCCGATGTCGAACACCCACTGACCACCGAGCCGGCGCAGGTACGCCGTGCCGCGGTCTTGGTAATGACTTCGGACCGAGGACTTGCCGGGTCCTACTCCGCCAGCGTTCTGAAGCAGGCAGAGCACCTCGTGGAACTGCTGCGTGAAGAAGGCAAAGAAGTTAAGACCTACCTGGTCGGCCGTAAGGCACAGGCTTACTTTGATTTCCGTTCACGCGAGTACGCAAGAGTGTGGACCGGAGAAACTGATTCTCCGCGTTTCGAAACCGCACACGAGCTGCGCGACGTCCTCCTAGAGGACTTCAACACCGACTTTGAAGAAGGTGGCGTCGAAGAAATTCACGTCGTTTACACCCAGTTCAAGTCGATGGTCACGCAGGAACCGACGGTCATCCGTCTGTTGCCGTTGGAGGTTGTCGAGGATGAATCCGAGACTCCAACCGACGAGCTGTTGCCACTGTACGAGTTTGAGCCATCGCCGGAAGAAGTTCTTGACGCACTGCTTCCTCGGTACATCGAGTCTCGATTGTTCAATTGCCAGCTGCAGTCCGCAGCTTCGGAGCTTGCTGCACGTCAGCGCGCAATGAAGGCTGCAGGCGACAACGCCGGCGAATTGATCAAGAAGTACACACGATTGCTTAACAATGCCCGTCAGGCTGAAATCACCCAGGAGCTTTCGGAAATTATTGCCGGCGCCGACGCGCTGAACAGCTAA
- the atpD gene encoding F0F1 ATP synthase subunit beta: MTAQLNEQVTAGATGRIARVTGPVVDVEFPADALPAIYNALTAELTLNGETKTVTFETSQHLGEGLVRAVSLQATDGLVRGAAVKDTGAAISVPVGDGVKGHIFNVLGDALDVDNSEIQVTERWPIHRQPPKFSELEGSTEMLETGIKSIDLLTPYIKGGKIGLFGGAGVGKTVLIQEMITRVARNFGGTSVFAGVGERTREGNDLWVEMDEANVLKDTALVFGQMDEPPGTRLRVALSALTMAEYFRDVQNQDVLLFIDNIFRFTQAGSEVSTLLGRMPSAVGYQPNLADEMGLLQERITSTKGRSITSMQAVYVPADDYTDPAPAATFAHLDATTELSREIASRGLYPAIDPLTSTSRILDPQYIGQAHYDVAIRVKAILQKNKELQDIIAILGIDELGEEDKIVVARARRIQQFLSQNTYTAKQFTGVEGSTVAIKDTIEGFKAICDGDLDHIAEQAFFNVGGLDDVERQWAEIQKASK; this comes from the coding sequence ATGACTGCCCAACTCAACGAGCAGGTTACCGCAGGGGCCACCGGTCGCATCGCGCGCGTGACTGGCCCGGTCGTGGACGTCGAGTTCCCAGCCGATGCACTGCCTGCTATCTACAACGCACTGACCGCTGAGCTGACCCTCAACGGCGAAACCAAGACCGTTACCTTCGAAACCAGCCAGCACCTCGGTGAGGGCCTGGTTCGTGCAGTATCGCTGCAGGCCACCGACGGCCTGGTCCGCGGTGCTGCTGTGAAGGACACCGGCGCTGCGATTTCCGTCCCAGTAGGCGACGGCGTCAAGGGCCACATCTTCAACGTGCTGGGCGATGCCCTGGACGTTGACAACTCGGAGATTCAGGTCACCGAGCGTTGGCCAATCCACCGCCAGCCACCAAAGTTCTCCGAACTTGAAGGCTCGACCGAAATGCTGGAAACCGGCATTAAGTCCATCGACCTTCTCACCCCATACATCAAGGGTGGAAAGATCGGCCTGTTCGGCGGCGCTGGCGTTGGCAAGACCGTTCTGATCCAGGAAATGATCACCCGTGTGGCACGTAACTTCGGTGGTACTTCGGTATTCGCCGGTGTGGGCGAGCGCACCCGTGAAGGTAATGACCTCTGGGTCGAAATGGACGAGGCTAACGTTCTGAAGGACACCGCCTTGGTGTTCGGCCAGATGGATGAGCCACCAGGAACTCGTCTGCGCGTGGCACTGTCCGCACTGACCATGGCGGAATACTTCCGCGATGTGCAGAACCAGGACGTGCTGCTGTTCATCGACAACATCTTCCGCTTCACCCAGGCCGGTTCCGAGGTGTCGACCCTGCTGGGCCGCATGCCTTCCGCCGTGGGTTACCAGCCGAACTTGGCCGATGAAATGGGTCTGCTGCAGGAACGCATCACCTCGACGAAGGGCCGCTCGATTACCTCGATGCAGGCTGTTTACGTCCCGGCCGATGACTACACCGACCCGGCTCCAGCAGCAACCTTCGCGCACTTGGATGCAACCACCGAACTTTCGCGTGAAATTGCTTCCCGTGGTCTGTACCCAGCAATTGACCCGCTGACCTCGACCTCGCGCATCCTTGATCCGCAGTACATCGGCCAGGCTCACTACGATGTTGCCATCCGCGTGAAGGCGATCCTGCAGAAGAACAAGGAACTGCAGGACATCATCGCGATCCTCGGTATCGACGAACTGGGCGAAGAGGACAAGATCGTCGTGGCACGTGCACGTCGTATCCAGCAGTTCCTCTCGCAGAACACTTACACCGCTAAGCAGTTCACCGGTGTTGAGGGTTCGACCGTTGCCATCAAGGACACCATCGAAGGCTTCAAGGCTATTTGCGATGGCGACCTGGACCACATTGCAGAGCAGGCGTTCTTCAACGTCGGTGGTCTTGATGACGTTGAGCGCCAGTGGGCTGAGATCCAGAAGGCCAGCAAGTAA
- a CDS encoding transporter, with translation MVAHILKLKLRLLANGFKRSVGQLVGVIIGGVYALGLIVMLTLAAWFTAGESAIAGEVSIIVASLVVLGWAVIPPLLTGVDLTLEPSRFVHFGIPQKALGPALVLSGFISVPAILTIVGLIGGSLTFRYDPLALVVGIVAAIITAVMAVLVCQYLTIMATALRAKRRFREFTFAVLFLILVCLGPIISSIAMAASSLVDLVVPIANVLAYTPLGAAAALPGAIAAGNYVQFGICLVLTVIYLAGLYWLVSRATAKATVTPPPEQQAAKQSGLGFFKYAPSNPAGAVGARALTYWFKDPRYAIGVLMVPVLPLIFWFVGNQSGNYTMMFLLGPFIGILLGFSISADISYDNTAFALHVLTGVSGRADRAGRALACLTLSIIPVLAAAILPGAISGEVWRIPGDIGMSLAALLVALGVASVASARYTYAVPLPGDNPMKTPPGNGMRVALTQLATFTTMGVLLIPVIIPYLIGWFQESQGFSYLTLGIGLVLGIGLFFGGLVLGGKWYENRAPELMQAVMLNK, from the coding sequence ATGGTTGCGCACATCCTCAAACTGAAACTACGACTGCTTGCCAATGGGTTCAAGCGTTCGGTAGGTCAGCTGGTCGGTGTGATCATCGGTGGCGTGTACGCCTTAGGGCTGATAGTGATGCTGACCCTGGCCGCCTGGTTCACAGCCGGAGAAAGCGCGATTGCCGGAGAAGTGAGCATCATCGTCGCGTCATTGGTGGTGCTGGGCTGGGCGGTGATTCCACCGCTGCTGACCGGTGTTGATCTGACCTTGGAGCCTTCGCGGTTTGTGCACTTTGGCATCCCGCAAAAAGCCTTGGGCCCGGCCCTGGTGCTATCCGGATTTATTTCGGTACCTGCGATCTTGACGATTGTTGGGCTCATTGGTGGTTCGCTCACCTTCCGTTATGATCCTTTGGCACTGGTGGTTGGAATCGTGGCTGCCATCATTACCGCGGTGATGGCGGTGTTGGTATGCCAGTATTTGACGATTATGGCTACCGCCTTGCGCGCCAAGCGTCGATTCCGCGAATTCACCTTTGCGGTGTTGTTTTTGATCTTGGTCTGCTTGGGGCCAATCATCTCCTCGATCGCCATGGCAGCGAGCAGCCTGGTGGATTTGGTAGTGCCTATCGCCAATGTATTGGCCTACACGCCGTTGGGAGCTGCTGCGGCCCTCCCCGGTGCCATCGCTGCTGGGAACTACGTGCAGTTTGGTATCTGTCTGGTGCTGACGGTGATCTATCTGGCCGGCCTGTATTGGTTGGTTTCTCGAGCGACAGCCAAAGCGACGGTCACGCCGCCACCGGAACAACAAGCTGCCAAACAAAGTGGCTTGGGGTTCTTCAAATACGCACCAAGTAATCCAGCAGGTGCCGTCGGGGCCCGCGCTTTGACCTATTGGTTCAAAGACCCGCGCTACGCCATCGGTGTATTGATGGTTCCGGTGCTGCCGTTGATCTTCTGGTTTGTCGGCAACCAGAGCGGAAACTACACCATGATGTTCCTGTTGGGACCCTTTATCGGAATCCTGCTGGGCTTTTCCATTTCCGCCGATATTTCCTATGACAATACGGCGTTTGCATTGCATGTTCTTACCGGGGTTTCAGGGCGCGCCGATCGTGCCGGACGAGCCCTGGCCTGCCTGACGCTGTCAATCATTCCGGTGCTTGCTGCGGCAATACTGCCCGGAGCGATCTCCGGCGAAGTATGGCGGATTCCCGGTGACATTGGCATGTCCCTGGCTGCTTTGCTCGTCGCCTTAGGTGTTGCTTCGGTCGCCTCGGCCCGATACACCTACGCGGTACCACTTCCAGGGGATAATCCCATGAAGACCCCTCCAGGTAACGGTATGCGCGTGGCGCTAACCCAGTTGGCTACTTTCACGACCATGGGAGTCTTGCTGATCCCGGTGATCATTCCGTACCTGATTGGCTGGTTCCAAGAGTCGCAGGGCTTTAGTTACCTGACCCTCGGCATTGGTTTGGTACTGGGCATTGGACTGTTCTTCGGCGGCCTAGTCCTAGGTGGTAAGTGGTACGAAAACCGGGCACCTGAGCTGATGCAAGCGGTCATGCTCAACAAATAA
- a CDS encoding AI-2E family transporter, whose amino-acid sequence MHHKNTGARDMLSAMEPDQQRQHNDPHEPEDHTATPTTAAESTDSKPVNSPEAESGTAQSATSPSAPLQSRWARRLSAGLGKMFSTPTRAAALGEVPEHQSEESLDPFPALHPVSMGFLATIGVGLALGGYYVLTNVGSLLTWIAIALFIALGLDPVVRFLMRRGLSRPMSVVLTMVGTLAIFGGFMALIIPTLVNQITSFITRAPEIVADFLNSEWVQEIDQQYALSERVTTEVNRFFGDSGAVTNVFGGVLGVSQTVAQSMFGILIVLVLAIYFLASLPGIMGFSLRLAPRSKRQRVSELAERITRSVGNYVMGQASVAILNSLVALLLMTILGVPFAALLTLLVAILAFIPLVGGVIAGILVTLVTLSLGWQTAVIYAVCYFGYLQVEAYFVSPRIMRRAVAVPGAVAVISVIAGGTLAGVTGALMAIPVAASAMILLREVFIARQDHR is encoded by the coding sequence ATGCACCACAAAAACACCGGTGCCCGCGATATGCTCAGTGCCATGGAGCCAGATCAACAGCGCCAACACAACGATCCTCACGAGCCTGAGGATCACACCGCTACACCTACTACGGCTGCAGAATCAACGGATTCAAAACCTGTGAATTCGCCGGAAGCCGAGTCTGGTACAGCGCAGAGCGCCACCAGTCCAAGTGCTCCGCTCCAAAGTCGCTGGGCCCGACGACTGAGCGCGGGCCTAGGCAAAATGTTCAGCACCCCGACGCGTGCTGCGGCACTCGGTGAAGTCCCAGAACATCAGTCAGAAGAATCTCTTGACCCCTTCCCGGCGCTGCATCCGGTGTCCATGGGCTTTTTGGCCACCATCGGCGTGGGTTTGGCCCTCGGCGGATACTACGTCCTGACCAATGTCGGTTCGTTGCTGACCTGGATTGCCATTGCGCTGTTCATCGCCTTGGGGTTGGACCCAGTCGTGCGCTTTTTGATGCGACGCGGGCTGTCCCGTCCCATGTCTGTCGTACTGACGATGGTGGGCACGCTAGCCATATTTGGCGGGTTCATGGCGTTGATCATTCCAACCTTGGTCAACCAGATCACGAGCTTCATCACCCGGGCGCCGGAAATCGTCGCAGATTTTTTGAACAGTGAATGGGTACAAGAAATCGATCAGCAGTACGCACTGTCCGAACGCGTCACCACCGAAGTCAATCGCTTCTTCGGTGATTCCGGTGCGGTCACCAACGTCTTTGGTGGCGTGCTCGGTGTCTCTCAGACCGTGGCACAGTCCATGTTTGGCATCCTGATCGTATTGGTGCTGGCCATCTACTTCTTGGCTTCGCTACCCGGCATCATGGGCTTTTCTTTGCGCCTAGCTCCGCGGTCAAAGCGTCAGCGGGTCAGTGAACTGGCCGAAAGAATTACCCGGTCTGTCGGTAACTACGTGATGGGTCAGGCTTCCGTAGCGATTTTGAACTCGCTGGTGGCCCTGCTGCTGATGACCATCCTTGGTGTTCCGTTCGCCGCACTCTTGACCTTGCTAGTGGCCATACTGGCCTTCATTCCGCTGGTTGGTGGCGTGATTGCTGGGATTCTGGTCACCTTGGTGACATTGTCCTTGGGATGGCAGACCGCAGTGATCTACGCCGTCTGCTACTTCGGGTACCTACAAGTTGAGGCCTACTTTGTGTCCCCACGCATTATGCGTAGGGCGGTGGCGGTGCCCGGTGCCGTAGCTGTCATCTCGGTCATCGCCGGCGGAACTCTGGCCGGGGTCACCGGTGCGCTCATGGCTATTCCGGTAGCTGCCAGCGCGATGATCTTGCTCCGCGAAGTTTTTATCGCACGCCAAGACCATCGTTAG
- a CDS encoding F0F1 ATP synthase subunit epsilon, whose protein sequence is MAELQVEIVAADHFVWSGAAKLVKARSVDGEIGVLPGHVPMLSVLAAGDLEIEPVSESRFSVQVDGGFFSVESDRVVIVADNAVLGSAA, encoded by the coding sequence ATGGCCGAACTTCAGGTCGAAATCGTAGCGGCCGACCACTTCGTGTGGTCGGGCGCTGCGAAGCTGGTCAAAGCACGCTCGGTAGACGGCGAGATCGGAGTTCTGCCCGGTCACGTTCCGATGCTGTCGGTGCTTGCCGCTGGGGATCTGGAAATCGAACCGGTTTCCGAGTCCCGCTTCTCGGTTCAGGTCGACGGGGGATTCTTCTCCGTTGAGTCGGACCGCGTGGTCATCGTTGCTGACAACGCTGTGCTTGGTTCCGCAGCGTAG
- a CDS encoding co-chaperone YbbN, whose product MSEENIPSTRGAVDLSALANQGPQATDSAASAAASWTTNLDEAAFQQFVGLSQSVPAIVSLGSPRVQVSADLDAVLRKLVDAKGGKFVLGLVDAETYPQIAQAFQAQQIPMVVALVKGQPVPLFQGPAAEEQISQLFTQLEQLAVQQGLTGTIPPFSGTATDTEPPLPPLHQKAVDAIDAGDYAAAEAAYLEALNEKPNDHEAQVGVYQVRLLSRTQNLDLNKARDLAAQNPEDLGAQLDVADLDVIGGHVEDAFARLVLLISKLADDDRERVRRRLIELYAVVGNTDPRVAASRQKLARVLF is encoded by the coding sequence ATGAGCGAAGAGAACATCCCCTCAACCCGCGGGGCGGTAGACCTTTCGGCCCTGGCTAATCAGGGCCCGCAGGCTACTGACTCTGCTGCCTCGGCAGCTGCTAGCTGGACCACCAACCTTGACGAGGCGGCTTTCCAGCAGTTTGTGGGACTCTCGCAGAGCGTTCCAGCTATCGTGTCCCTGGGGTCACCGCGCGTACAGGTATCGGCAGATCTTGACGCCGTGCTACGCAAACTGGTGGATGCCAAGGGCGGTAAGTTTGTTCTTGGCTTGGTGGATGCAGAAACTTATCCGCAGATCGCTCAGGCTTTCCAAGCTCAGCAGATTCCGATGGTTGTTGCTTTGGTGAAGGGCCAGCCTGTGCCCTTGTTCCAAGGTCCTGCCGCGGAAGAACAGATTAGCCAACTGTTCACCCAGCTTGAGCAGCTGGCAGTACAACAGGGATTGACCGGGACTATTCCGCCATTTTCTGGAACCGCGACGGATACCGAACCGCCATTGCCACCACTGCATCAGAAGGCCGTGGATGCCATAGATGCGGGGGACTACGCAGCCGCGGAGGCAGCCTACCTCGAAGCGCTCAACGAGAAGCCAAATGATCATGAAGCTCAGGTTGGCGTCTACCAGGTGCGACTGCTCTCGCGCACGCAGAACCTTGACCTAAACAAGGCTCGTGATCTGGCAGCACAGAACCCAGAAGACCTTGGCGCGCAGCTTGATGTGGCTGACCTCGATGTCATTGGCGGTCACGTGGAGGATGCCTTCGCTCGTCTGGTGCTGTTGATTTCAAAGCTGGCTGATGATGATCGTGAACGTGTTCGCCGTCGCCTTATCGAGCTTTACGCGGTAGTGGGCAATACCGATCCTCGCGTTGCAGCTTCCCGTCAGAAATTGGCGCGCGTGCTGTTCTAA
- the nucS gene encoding endonuclease NucS produces MRLVVAKCSVDYEGRLRAHLPLATRLVMVKADGSVLIHSDGGSYKPLNWMNPPLTLHEGTPDEDAAALGAVSTWTVASAKTDDKLTINFHSFEHDSAHILGTDPGLIKDGVEADLQRLLAEQIELLGDGHKLIRREYMTAIGPVDILARDAKGATVAVELKRRGDIDGVEQLTRYLDLLNRDPLLKPVTGIFAAQQIKPQARTLAEDRGIRCLTLDYDAMRGVDDSAGRLF; encoded by the coding sequence GTGCGTTTAGTGGTTGCAAAGTGTTCAGTAGATTACGAGGGCCGTCTTCGAGCCCACCTTCCGTTGGCGACTCGCCTGGTGATGGTCAAGGCCGATGGCTCGGTGCTGATCCATTCCGATGGTGGTAGCTATAAGCCGCTGAACTGGATGAACCCTCCCCTGACCCTGCATGAGGGAACTCCCGATGAAGATGCTGCCGCCTTGGGCGCGGTGTCCACCTGGACTGTTGCCAGCGCCAAAACCGATGACAAGCTGACCATCAATTTCCACAGCTTCGAGCACGACTCAGCACATATCCTGGGTACCGACCCGGGCCTGATCAAAGACGGCGTTGAGGCAGACCTTCAGCGCCTGCTGGCCGAACAGATCGAATTGCTCGGCGATGGCCACAAGCTGATTCGCCGTGAATATATGACCGCCATTGGTCCGGTAGATATCCTCGCTCGTGATGCCAAGGGTGCCACCGTGGCGGTAGAGCTCAAGCGTCGTGGTGACATCGACGGTGTGGAACAGCTGACCCGATACCTGGATCTGCTCAACCGCGATCCATTGCTGAAGCCGGTGACCGGAATTTTTGCTGCCCAGCAGATCAAACCGCAGGCTCGTACGCTCGCTGAGGATCGCGGAATTCGTTGCCTCACCTTGGATTATGACGCCATGCGTGGTGTTGATGACTCAGCCGGGCGCCTTTTCTAG
- a CDS encoding DUF2550 domain-containing protein: MFEITAPVLIALLILIGIVMFFGAMAVRRIQLRRTLGTFDASILTPQGKWMMVIGRYGGGHVDLLRFFSVSPVPRFQLTRRGLDITGTRRATDEEASRIPPGFIVVMLNRGGEELLLAMDYRDYTGFSAWLEAGPIAGSWQI, from the coding sequence TTGTTTGAGATAACCGCACCAGTTCTTATCGCGTTGCTGATCCTGATCGGCATCGTCATGTTCTTTGGCGCTATGGCTGTGCGTCGCATTCAATTGCGACGCACGCTGGGCACCTTTGACGCCAGTATTCTTACGCCTCAGGGCAAATGGATGATGGTGATCGGTCGCTACGGCGGCGGACATGTAGATCTGTTGCGGTTTTTCTCTGTCTCACCAGTGCCACGGTTCCAGCTGACCCGTCGCGGACTGGATATCACCGGAACCCGCCGCGCCACCGACGAGGAAGCCTCGCGGATCCCGCCAGGATTCATCGTTGTGATGCTGAATCGTGGTGGAGAAGAACTACTGTTAGCCATGGATTACCGTGACTACACTGGCTTTTCTGCCTGGCTCGAAGCCGGGCCGATCGCCGGAAGCTGGCAGATTTAG